Below is a genomic region from Medicago truncatula cultivar Jemalong A17 chromosome 3, MtrunA17r5.0-ANR, whole genome shotgun sequence.
taagggtcttgttaaccatTGTCAGAGCAATGGTTAAGGTAACTAAAATTAGTAGCTTTATATTGGAAACAacaatttataaactttttacAAGTTGACTTGACAACTTTCTATCATTTTCCaacacaaaatttctatttttcttcctTTATCCAATGTCCCAAGGGCAATGTTAACATTTCTCCCAAGTTAAAAGCCCAACTATTTTTCACTTTCGTGGTAAGTTAGTTTAATATGACAATAATACCCCTTTCACATTCCCGCCAATTTGAAACCCTAATAAATTGttaaagagagagaaaactagAACTTTTCCCGTGATACCGCCCGAGTCATAAACAATGGAGAAGCTAATATGTTGTAATATGACGCCTAAtatagtttttaattaaaaaattacttttttatttttgtagtgtttattttttatttttaacaaaaacctTCTTGCTAAAAAAGTCTTTTTAGCATTAAAATGAACGGGAAAGAAAATTTGTGTGAATCAACAACGCATGAGTGAAAAATTCAACTCTGCATTAAGTGTCATAAACGCATGGGGAAATGAGTATTTGAATTCCTTGATTGTAATGTGTGCAAGTCAGATTAAAGATTAGATCAAGGGCTGATAATACATCTGCACCAAAGGTTAAAGATCCAACATTTATCATAGTTTGACGCCTAAATAATTAGGTTTAGGGTATGGTTAGGTCATTGCAATGTTAATTAGGATTAGAAATAAGTATGATATTATATGATAAGAGAAATGAATTGGGAATTGTAATTGCTACGGTTAtgggtgaagaagaagagaaaacgCTGTCGTTTGAACCAGAGTTTCCGAAGAGTAGAGTGAAGAAGATAATCACTCTGGACAAAGACGTGAAGAGGGTGAGTTCAGAAGCTTTGTTCTTGGTGTCACGGTCTACGGAGCTTTTTTTACAGTTACTTGCTGAAAAGTCTGCGGAAGTTGCTATTGAGAAGAAGCGCAAGACGGTGAAGCTTGAACATATGAGAATCGCGGTGAAGAGAAACCGTCCAATAAGTGATTTTCTACTCGATTCGCTTCCGGTGCCGTCTGAAACTGTGAAATCTGATAAACCAGCGGCGGTTGTGGATCGGCCTAAATCCGTTTCGGTTGGTACTCGCCGCATCGATCAGATCTTCCGAAAGTCTGGAGGCGACGTTGAAGCTCAAGCGCAAGCGCAAGCACCAGCGCCGGAACCTGAACCTGAACCAGAACCAGAACCCATGGAGGAGGCATAGGTTGTTTTCATTTGTTCTCTCTGTAAATGAGATTTGCTGATTACGTTAATGACGTATTGGCGTAACTATGCGATTCTAATTTGTAAGCAACTCGTTAATCATATGTTATCTTTGTTTTTACATAGAAATTGAGGTATTCAATTATGATCTACAATGGAAGAGTAGCTTGTGTGTTTCTTTATGATTTCTTGTTTTTTGACCTATTAATGTTGCAATTGTTTACTAACTTCAGTTTTGCAAATATGGTAGTCGTGATTATCTGTGCAATTTATCTTTTGATGTTTCTCTCGAAAACAAATTTAGTTAGTGTTAGCCCCTTTGTAGCATCGACATTTCTGATCTAAGGCATGTTTGGTGTCCGACACGACACATGCGAGTACATTCAGTTAATTCATTTTCTATAATTATTATGCTAGCGTGGGTGTCGCATCCGGTGTTTGTGTAGGTACTTCATAGGTTAGCACATGTGGGTAATTAAATTGGAGTCGGCTTATCGATAATCTTTAATTTAATCCATAAACCCTACATCTATACCGTGGCTTGGTGAAGTTTAAGTTTTTGTAACTCTCATGTAATTCTTGTGGTTTCATGTCTGTGCCCAATTCATGCCTTATGTGAATCCATCAACAAGCATAATGGTTTTTCGTTTAGTTAATGCTGGTGCAAAATTGCAAATCGTTTAGTTAATGCTGGTGCAAAATtgcaaataaatcaataaactAATTAATCTGTTTGCAGTTGACATTAAGCATGAGTTAATCAATTCGGGCAACTTAAGAGCAAAAAACATAAGTAGAGTTTGgatttattattttgtatgtTC
It encodes:
- the LOC11441062 gene encoding DNA polymerase epsilon subunit C — encoded protein: MILYDKRNELGIVIATVMGEEEEKTLSFEPEFPKSRVKKIITLDKDVKRVSSEALFLVSRSTELFLQLLAEKSAEVAIEKKRKTVKLEHMRIAVKRNRPISDFLLDSLPVPSETVKSDKPAAVVDRPKSVSVGTRRIDQIFRKSGGDVEAQAQAQAPAPEPEPEPEPEPMEEA